The following are encoded in a window of Geoalkalibacter sp. genomic DNA:
- a CDS encoding pilus assembly FimT family protein: MPTLKTGICTSPDRFTDARGFTLAELTVVVFIIALISLLTLPLLGRVGNADLKAAGRQLAGSVKYLYNEAAMQRLTHRLSFDLDAAVISSLRQEDSGEWVPLPGRRGHITLPGSVRLKNVEVIGKGLFSAGTVSMDIFPVGWLEETVLHLEDGPAKMTVRFSPLIGTAEFYDGHREFR; this comes from the coding sequence ATGCCGACATTGAAAACTGGAATCTGCACTAGCCCGGACCGATTCACTGACGCGCGGGGCTTTACGCTCGCGGAACTGACGGTTGTCGTTTTTATCATCGCCCTGATTTCGCTTTTGACCCTGCCGCTTCTGGGGCGGGTCGGAAACGCCGATCTCAAGGCCGCGGGGCGCCAGCTCGCCGGTTCGGTCAAATATCTCTACAACGAAGCGGCCATGCAGCGCCTTACTCACCGCCTGAGTTTCGACCTCGATGCCGCCGTCATCTCCTCTCTGCGCCAGGAGGACAGCGGCGAATGGGTGCCCCTGCCGGGCAGGCGCGGCCACATCACCTTGCCCGGCTCGGTGCGCCTGAAAAACGTCGAGGTGATAGGCAAGGGACTGTTTTCCGCGGGCACGGTGTCCATGGACATCTTTCCCGTGGGCTGGCTGGAAGAAACGGTGCTGCACCTGGAAGACGGTCCGGCAAAAATGACGGTGCGATTTTCTCCCCTAATCGGCACCGCCGAATTTTACGACGGCCACCGCGAGTTCCGTTGA